Proteins from one Tolypothrix sp. NIES-4075 genomic window:
- a CDS encoding helix-turn-helix domain-containing protein encodes MKAYDQDLRQKIIEAFRNREGSYRKLAKRFHVSLSFIQTLLWRYLDTGSIEPLPHKSGNLPKIKEEYYPILQKLVEENNDATLKELCVQIELQTQIKISLSGMSKTLHKLKLTRKKNLTRSRARHG; translated from the coding sequence ATGAAGGCTTACGACCAGGACTTGCGCCAAAAAATTATTGAGGCTTTTCGGAATCGAGAAGGTTCATATCGAAAGCTTGCAAAACGCTTTCATGTAAGTCTCAGTTTTATACAGACGTTACTATGGCGCTATTTAGACACAGGAAGTATAGAACCATTACCACATAAAAGTGGAAATCTACCCAAAATAAAAGAGGAATATTATCCAATTTTACAGAAATTGGTAGAAGAAAATAACGATGCAACCTTAAAAGAATTATGCGTACAAATCGAGTTACAAACTCAGATAAAAATTAGTCTTTCAGGAATGAGTAAAACGTTACATAAGCTCAAATTGACCCGAAAAAAAAACCTTACACGCAGCAGAGCAAGACACGGATAG
- a CDS encoding transposase has translation MRQEFWELARTFDLNNLVFVDESGVNIAMTRLYARALKGKRAHPWSPDKRGKNVTIIGAIATHGIVGAMTFKGGNDKNAFETYINQVLVPNLWEGACVVVVLALIKWQVSKKLLNLSVPI, from the coding sequence TTGAGACAAGAGTTTTGGGAACTTGCCCGTACATTTGACCTGAATAATTTGGTTTTTGTTGATGAGTCTGGAGTAAATATAGCTATGACTAGACTTTATGCTAGGGCACTAAAGGGAAAAAGAGCACACCCTTGGAGTCCAGACAAGCGTGGTAAAAATGTAACTATCATTGGGGCGATCGCAACCCATGGAATTGTTGGTGCAATGACTTTTAAAGGTGGAAATGATAAAAATGCATTTGAAACTTATATTAACCAAGTTTTAGTGCCTAATTTATGGGAGGGAGCTTGTGTAGTGGTTGTTTTAGCTCTCATAAAGTGGCAAGTATCAAAGAAGCTATTGAATCTGTCGGTGCCCATTTAA